In Horticoccus luteus, the following proteins share a genomic window:
- a CDS encoding RidA family protein, producing MWAAAVHAAETTPEQRLSAQGVTLSTAPAAIANYVPAVRTGSLVFLAGQIPRDPAGGLITGKVGRDATEAQAAAAARVCAVQLLSALKTEIGELARVKRVVRVGGFVNCTDDFTGQSKVVNGASDLLVAAFGERGRHARASVGVAALPGNALVEVEMLVEVAD from the coding sequence ATGTGGGCCGCCGCCGTGCACGCGGCCGAGACCACGCCGGAGCAGCGCCTCTCCGCCCAAGGCGTGACGCTGTCCACCGCGCCCGCCGCCATCGCGAACTACGTGCCCGCCGTGCGCACCGGCTCGCTGGTGTTTCTCGCGGGCCAAATCCCCCGCGATCCCGCCGGCGGCCTGATCACCGGCAAAGTCGGTCGCGACGCCACCGAAGCCCAGGCGGCCGCGGCCGCGCGCGTGTGCGCGGTGCAGTTGCTCAGCGCGTTGAAAACGGAAATCGGCGAACTCGCCCGCGTGAAACGCGTGGTCCGCGTCGGCGGCTTTGTGAATTGCACCGACGATTTCACCGGCCAGTCGAAGGTCGTGAATGGCGCCTCCGATCTGCTCGTCGCCGCCTTCGGCGAGCGCGGCCGGCATGCGCGCGCCTCGGTCGGCGTCGCGGCATTGCCCGGCAACGCGCTGGTCGAAGTTGAGATGCTCGTCGAAGTCGCCGACTGA
- a CDS encoding alpha-L-rhamnosidase C-terminal domain-containing protein, whose translation MSATPFVNSASWIWSAEGSHSAPAPEAATPSHYQVRYFRRTFEVEDPTAATLRVQLSADSRYLFFCNGNFIGRGPAKGDINHHFYDSFDLTPYLRAGRNVLAALVLDMSHVAHRPALLGPPCSVMTYTGGFVLEGELRGRTGETVADLRTGAEWRVAVDKAHRFQNENTTFEGYLGYFEHRLSALIPAGWNTADFDDSAWAEAHVLFKAELLENRRDPSSPYGLLPRMIPMLEEGTPQIFADAFLQGGAPVSAEWQRLLIGDAALTLPAGATVDVVLDVGELTTAFPHLLVAGGAGSVLRLTYAEALRLPWKTPNAQLIGKQQSLANLASHFADESSGWTFDRRGKVTGWGDIWEPSGQVELFEPLHWRAFRYIGLRIVVGAEPLTLRALQHRFTAYPYRIAAKFESSDAALNRIWPVALHTMRLCSHETFEDCPHYEQMQYAGDTMITSKIAMLTTGDYRLSKQALHHFDWSRLSDGLTQSRFPSRLVQVIPTWSLHWITNTKDYVMCSGDLGTAKELLPGVRAVTDWFRRHTDASGLPAKLPYWNITDWCPWWPRGVVPGADTGPTTILSAQYIQALTEVAWLARLLGRDSEARELEAEAMTLRPKLHALTWSESEGLYFDRPGGPEVSQYGNAWAIVAGIAGERERRRIFERFPNDPKLAPGSFFWWHTGFAALAAAGRFDEMPQHLGPWHESIGFGLSTFVEENSYWRSMCHAWSAHPALAFLQGILGVTPTAPGFAEVLIAPQRCGLTHASGRVCTPQGGIDVAWRMESDHDFRLQITTPASLAVTVVAPNGARRSFAGGAFAETFSLT comes from the coding sequence ATGTCTGCAACTCCTTTCGTTAATTCCGCCAGTTGGATTTGGTCCGCCGAGGGCTCGCACAGCGCTCCGGCGCCCGAGGCCGCGACGCCATCGCACTACCAGGTGCGCTATTTTCGGCGCACGTTCGAGGTCGAGGATCCGACCGCGGCGACGTTGCGCGTGCAATTGTCGGCGGACAGCCGCTACCTGTTTTTTTGCAACGGCAACTTTATCGGCCGCGGGCCGGCGAAGGGGGACATCAACCACCATTTCTACGACTCGTTTGATTTGACGCCGTATTTGCGCGCGGGGCGCAACGTCCTCGCGGCGCTCGTGCTCGACATGTCCCACGTGGCGCACCGTCCGGCATTGCTCGGGCCGCCGTGTTCGGTGATGACTTACACGGGCGGTTTCGTGCTGGAAGGCGAGTTGCGCGGGCGCACGGGGGAGACCGTGGCGGATTTGCGCACGGGCGCCGAATGGAGAGTGGCGGTGGACAAGGCGCATCGTTTTCAAAACGAGAACACGACCTTCGAGGGTTACCTCGGGTATTTCGAACATCGCCTGTCGGCGTTGATCCCTGCGGGGTGGAACACCGCCGATTTCGACGACTCGGCCTGGGCGGAGGCGCACGTGTTGTTCAAAGCGGAGCTGCTCGAAAACCGCCGCGACCCGTCGAGCCCTTACGGTTTGCTGCCGCGCATGATTCCGATGCTGGAAGAGGGAACGCCGCAGATTTTTGCGGATGCGTTTCTCCAAGGCGGCGCGCCGGTGTCGGCCGAGTGGCAACGGTTGTTGATCGGCGACGCGGCGCTGACGCTGCCGGCGGGTGCGACCGTGGATGTGGTTCTCGACGTGGGCGAACTCACCACGGCGTTTCCGCATCTGCTCGTCGCGGGCGGCGCGGGGAGCGTGCTGCGGCTGACTTACGCGGAAGCGTTGCGGCTGCCGTGGAAGACGCCGAATGCCCAACTGATCGGCAAACAACAATCCCTCGCGAACCTCGCTTCGCATTTTGCCGACGAGAGCTCGGGCTGGACGTTCGATCGCCGCGGCAAGGTGACAGGCTGGGGCGACATTTGGGAACCGTCGGGCCAGGTGGAGCTTTTCGAGCCGCTGCACTGGCGGGCGTTTCGCTACATCGGCCTGCGGATCGTGGTCGGCGCGGAGCCGCTCACGTTGCGGGCGTTGCAACATCGGTTCACGGCCTATCCCTACCGCATCGCGGCGAAATTTGAGTCGTCGGACGCCGCGTTGAACCGCATCTGGCCGGTCGCGTTGCACACGATGCGGTTGTGTTCGCACGAGACGTTTGAGGACTGCCCGCACTACGAGCAGATGCAGTATGCGGGCGACACGATGATCACCTCGAAGATCGCGATGCTCACGACGGGCGATTACCGCCTGAGCAAGCAGGCGCTGCATCATTTCGACTGGTCGCGGTTGTCCGATGGGTTGACGCAGAGCCGGTTTCCCTCGCGCCTCGTGCAGGTGATTCCCACGTGGTCGTTGCACTGGATCACCAACACCAAGGATTACGTGATGTGCTCGGGCGATCTCGGGACGGCGAAGGAGCTGCTGCCGGGCGTGCGCGCCGTGACGGACTGGTTCCGGCGGCACACGGATGCCAGCGGCCTGCCCGCGAAACTTCCGTATTGGAATATCACGGACTGGTGCCCGTGGTGGCCGCGCGGCGTCGTGCCCGGAGCGGACACCGGGCCGACGACGATTCTCAGCGCGCAATACATCCAGGCGTTGACGGAAGTCGCCTGGCTCGCGCGCTTGCTCGGGCGCGACAGCGAGGCCCGCGAGCTTGAGGCCGAGGCGATGACGCTGCGGCCGAAGCTGCACGCGCTCACGTGGAGCGAGAGCGAAGGGCTTTACTTTGACCGGCCGGGCGGGCCGGAAGTCAGCCAATACGGCAACGCGTGGGCAATCGTGGCGGGCATCGCGGGCGAGCGCGAACGCCGCCGGATCTTCGAACGATTCCCCAATGATCCCAAACTCGCGCCGGGATCGTTTTTCTGGTGGCACACGGGCTTCGCCGCGCTGGCCGCGGCGGGCCGGTTCGACGAGATGCCGCAACATCTCGGGCCGTGGCACGAGTCGATCGGCTTCGGCCTCTCGACGTTCGTGGAGGAGAACTCCTATTGGCGCTCGATGTGTCACGCATGGTCGGCGCATCCCGCGCTCGCGTTTCTGCAAGGCATCCTGGGCGTGACGCCGACGGCGCCGGGCTTCGCGGAGGTTTTGATCGCCCCGCAGCGCTGCGGACTCACGCATGCCTCCGGCCGCGTGTGCACGCCGCAGGGTGGCATCGACGTCGCGTGGCGGATGGAATCGGACCACGACTTCCGCCTCCAAATCACCACTCCGGCTTCGCTCGCCGTGACCGTGGTTGCACCCAATGGAGCCCGGCGATCCTTCGCCGGGGGAGCCTTTGCCGAAACGTTTTCCCTCACATGA
- a CDS encoding aminotransferase class V-fold PLP-dependent enzyme yields the protein MTIDRKTFLRGLGVGAIGTFAAPALLAGHSSKEASSTAVKLPAFDASGPEPFWAAVQASYVIEPPLMYFNTGGLGPAPRRVLDIFTRTMMAHQRVSDTGHDLFDGAREEVAKFFAVKPEEVCFTRNATEGNSIVAAGLRLAKGDEVIFESHAHPGGSFPWVNQQQLNGIVVKLFDPDPASPEGNLERIKALITPRTKVIQVSHVTAPTGIVFPVAEIAKLARQHGAWFHIDGAQSAGMFPFGLRDTGCDSFATSGHKWLGGPHETGIFYVRHERQDTLAPIEVGAYSGELPFLPGTLKYVDSAVRYEYATRSAASIVALAEALRFQEEIGRERIAAHGRALAEQLRAGLAKIPDVEILTPTRPEMRGSITTFRSSRLPYDKLFGELWGKYHCRCRPVSEQKLDALRVSTHSFNSPAQVDHLLEGITTVLRKA from the coding sequence ATGACTATTGATCGCAAAACGTTTCTGCGCGGACTCGGCGTCGGCGCCATCGGCACCTTCGCCGCGCCGGCTTTGCTGGCCGGCCACTCTTCGAAGGAGGCGTCGTCGACGGCGGTGAAGCTGCCGGCCTTCGATGCCAGCGGTCCGGAGCCGTTCTGGGCCGCAGTGCAGGCGAGTTACGTGATCGAACCGCCGCTCATGTATTTCAACACCGGCGGCCTCGGCCCCGCGCCGCGCCGGGTGCTGGATATCTTCACTCGCACGATGATGGCCCACCAGCGTGTTTCTGATACGGGTCACGATCTTTTCGACGGCGCCCGCGAAGAAGTGGCGAAGTTTTTCGCCGTGAAACCGGAGGAGGTTTGTTTCACGCGCAACGCCACCGAAGGCAACTCGATCGTCGCGGCCGGCCTGCGGCTGGCGAAGGGCGATGAAGTGATTTTCGAATCGCACGCGCATCCCGGCGGCTCGTTTCCGTGGGTCAATCAACAGCAGTTGAACGGGATCGTCGTGAAGCTGTTCGATCCTGATCCGGCGAGCCCGGAAGGAAATCTTGAGCGGATCAAGGCGTTGATCACGCCGCGCACCAAGGTGATTCAAGTCAGCCACGTCACCGCCCCGACGGGGATCGTGTTTCCCGTGGCGGAGATCGCGAAACTGGCCCGCCAGCACGGCGCGTGGTTTCACATCGATGGCGCGCAGTCGGCGGGCATGTTTCCGTTCGGATTGCGCGACACCGGCTGCGATTCGTTCGCGACGAGCGGTCACAAATGGCTCGGTGGGCCGCACGAAACGGGGATCTTTTATGTGCGACATGAGCGGCAGGACACGCTCGCGCCGATCGAGGTGGGCGCGTATTCCGGCGAGCTGCCGTTTTTGCCGGGCACGTTGAAATACGTGGATTCGGCGGTGCGCTACGAATACGCGACCCGCAGCGCCGCGAGCATCGTCGCTCTCGCCGAGGCCTTGCGGTTTCAGGAGGAGATCGGGCGGGAACGCATCGCCGCGCACGGGCGGGCGCTGGCGGAGCAGTTGCGGGCCGGCCTCGCGAAAATTCCCGATGTGGAAATTCTCACGCCCACGCGCCCCGAGATGCGCGGGTCAATCACCACCTTTCGCTCGTCCCGGCTACCCTACGATAAATTGTTCGGCGAGTTGTGGGGCAAATACCATTGCCGCTGCCGGCCGGTGAGCGAGCAGAAGCTCGACGCGTTGCGCGTGTCGACGCATTCGTTCAACTCGCCCGCGCAAGTCGATCATCTGCTCGAGGGCATCACCACGGTGTTGCGCAAGGCGTGA
- a CDS encoding WD40/YVTN/BNR-like repeat-containing protein, producing MPLLKPGVLFAVALAVGASAAAAPHELYVCASVNDNYVIGSTYVTMSGLFRRGGDGQWQHVGFNDVGLMAVSFDPRDHRTFYTATLNGCVRTFDGYDHLRVTTGWDVTEPRDVCVDPNAPDTVYLALPDGVVVTTNKGDTWERREHGLPTRGKYTQTIEVDRTRAGRVLAGCEKGIFLTEDAGKNWRQVLATVDAVLDVQQSPHDPAQWFAVSQSAGAWRSADGGATWAQVGGVPKAKAFYNVSFDATNPQRLVLGGYTYGVLTSEDGGRTWTERNAGLPAGHHVWRVAVDPDDGRIYAAVRSDSIYVSADFGRTWKAAGLPGSQVAEFVFVPAATNSTPARSSR from the coding sequence ATGCCTCTTCTCAAACCTGGTGTCCTGTTCGCTGTAGCGCTCGCCGTGGGGGCGAGTGCCGCGGCGGCGCCGCACGAGCTCTACGTCTGCGCGAGCGTGAACGACAATTACGTCATCGGCTCGACCTACGTGACCATGAGCGGACTCTTCCGGCGCGGCGGAGACGGCCAGTGGCAGCACGTCGGTTTCAACGACGTCGGCTTGATGGCGGTCTCGTTTGATCCGCGCGATCACCGCACGTTTTACACGGCTACGTTGAACGGCTGCGTGCGGACGTTTGACGGCTACGACCACCTGCGGGTCACCACGGGGTGGGACGTCACGGAGCCGCGGGATGTGTGCGTGGACCCGAATGCGCCGGACACCGTTTACCTCGCGTTGCCGGACGGCGTGGTCGTGACGACCAACAAAGGCGATACGTGGGAACGCCGCGAACACGGCCTGCCAACGCGGGGGAAATACACGCAGACGATCGAGGTCGACCGCACACGGGCGGGGCGCGTCCTCGCGGGTTGCGAGAAGGGTATTTTTCTGACCGAGGATGCCGGCAAAAACTGGCGCCAGGTGTTGGCCACGGTCGACGCCGTCCTCGACGTGCAGCAATCGCCGCACGATCCCGCGCAATGGTTCGCGGTCTCGCAAAGCGCGGGTGCCTGGCGCTCGGCGGACGGCGGTGCGACGTGGGCGCAGGTGGGTGGCGTGCCCAAAGCGAAGGCGTTTTATAACGTGAGCTTCGACGCGACCAATCCGCAGCGGCTCGTGCTCGGCGGCTACACGTATGGTGTGCTGACGTCGGAAGATGGCGGGCGCACGTGGACGGAACGCAACGCGGGCCTCCCGGCCGGACACCACGTGTGGCGCGTCGCAGTGGACCCGGATGACGGGCGGATTTACGCCGCCGTGCGCAGCGATTCAATTTACGTGTCCGCCGATTTTGGTCGCACGTGGAAAGCCGCCGGACTGCCCGGCTCGCAGGTGGCTGAATTTGTGTTTGTGCCCGCCGCGACGAATTCAACCCCCGCCCGCTCCTCGCGATGA
- a CDS encoding DUF6807 family protein, with translation MKSLRLHHEAGRAVAVALAGEAGAPEALLCRYVYASAEAANESPRPYFHPLNSLAGDTLTNFRPNDHPWHHGLSLTVNHAGTANFWGGPTCLRPDGYQWRDDHGAQHHLEWSTLAAEGATATLAHTLAWRRSGETIFTERREIVLALDAAGHAWSLHWRSALRNATTRDLALGNPSSAGGLAGSHYTGLQFRGARALLDDHLDKTIEIIAEGGLTGEKAVHGAKAGWMEWHAQSDTTLHRVKIRFTNNSGPLQWFVRRGYPLAAFPFQADQDYVLAPGATLSLDHTLTFTQS, from the coding sequence ATGAAATCCCTGCGTCTGCATCACGAAGCCGGTCGCGCGGTGGCGGTGGCGTTGGCCGGCGAGGCCGGCGCGCCGGAAGCGCTGCTTTGCCGGTATGTCTATGCGAGCGCGGAGGCGGCCAATGAATCGCCGCGCCCGTATTTTCACCCGTTGAATTCGCTCGCGGGCGATACGTTGACGAATTTCCGGCCCAACGATCATCCGTGGCACCACGGCCTCAGCCTTACGGTAAATCACGCGGGCACCGCGAATTTCTGGGGCGGACCGACCTGCCTGCGGCCCGACGGTTACCAGTGGCGCGACGACCACGGCGCGCAACATCATCTCGAGTGGTCGACGCTGGCCGCCGAGGGCGCCACCGCGACGCTGGCGCACACGCTCGCCTGGCGCCGGAGCGGGGAAACGATTTTCACGGAACGCCGCGAAATCGTCCTCGCGCTCGATGCGGCCGGTCACGCCTGGTCGTTGCACTGGCGCAGTGCGCTGCGCAACGCGACGACGCGGGACCTCGCGCTCGGCAATCCGAGCTCCGCGGGCGGTCTGGCGGGTTCGCACTACACGGGGTTGCAGTTTCGCGGCGCGCGGGCGCTGCTCGACGATCACCTCGACAAGACCATCGAGATCATCGCGGAAGGCGGCCTCACGGGAGAAAAGGCCGTGCACGGCGCGAAAGCCGGTTGGATGGAGTGGCACGCGCAGAGCGATACGACGCTGCACCGCGTGAAAATCCGTTTCACCAACAACAGCGGGCCGCTGCAGTGGTTTGTGCGTCGCGGATATCCGCTCGCGGCATTTCCTTTCCAGGCAGATCAGGATTATGTCTTGGCGCCGGGCGCGACCCTGTCGCTCGACCACACCCTCACGTTCACCCAATCATGA